A DNA window from Novosphingobium sp. RL4 contains the following coding sequences:
- a CDS encoding TonB-dependent receptor domain-containing protein translates to MIKPRLVTLLLSTALLAPTAAWAQDSTSAPASGIAGAVPTQPADDAAAGEEAPDVSIPGGAIIVTGQRSRNIERTAPQVISVLSSEQIARTGEGDIAGALGRVTGLSVVGNGYVYVRGLGDRYSLALLNGSPLPSPEPLKRVVPLDLFPTSIIASSLVQKSYSTNFPGEFGGGVINLTTKSIPEESFLTIGGGIGWDTETTNKLGYTYYGSQTDWTGYDNGNRSLPAPLKAYLKSDTVMGSGSDQALEIGSTLFRGRNSVVQKVDKMQPNFSADLSAGTRAELGDATLGVIAAAGYSNKTQTRDAVQQLTQGLSANPDNLWEDYRTVSTDNRIIVNGMLGLGLEWGDNSIRWTNLYIHDTSKFTRLRAGHQESNQDVDYISQKTAWYERALLDTQFTGEFKPDDKTSIDVRAGFANSKRLSPFEIDSEYIRTNDGTQFGENFVNTMGTGAVDPTTISFSRLSEDVWSAGVDVSRQFFDGWRGTAGYAYQLNRRTNTNRQFGVYASGDQSLIQAFGLLRLDVLLQPGMWYLNDASGINYNLELRDLTANVGQFDARLLNHAYYGKVDGQITDSLSIDAGVRWEYAKQTTVLRPVGGVATPTTGLKKEYFLPALTLTYELEPGMQVRVNGSKTIARPQFRELVYQNFYDPDSNRTYRGNPFLKDSQLTNAEARFEWYFARDQRVSVGGFYKHIKNPIESILAGSESFITTYANAPAADLYGGELEVQKNVDLDTIGGAFFENRRLVLIGNYTYTKSKLKVGAEDTTDIYGASTTQLASDYFQNGAPLTGQSEHLLNFQLGMEDTSGLSQQTILLSYASKRSVSRGLVGSIRQPDVIEYPGLRVDVVLRQGIALAGRELELKLEGRNLTGRKHLEYQTFEDGRVDFNTYALGRVFSLSATAKF, encoded by the coding sequence ATGATCAAGCCGCGGCTCGTCACGCTGCTGCTCTCCACCGCGTTGCTCGCGCCGACCGCGGCGTGGGCACAGGACAGCACTTCCGCTCCCGCCTCCGGCATTGCCGGCGCCGTTCCCACTCAACCGGCGGATGACGCGGCGGCCGGAGAAGAGGCGCCCGACGTCTCGATCCCGGGCGGTGCGATCATCGTTACCGGCCAGCGCAGCCGCAACATCGAGCGCACGGCCCCGCAGGTCATCTCGGTCCTTTCCAGCGAGCAGATCGCGCGCACCGGCGAAGGCGACATTGCCGGCGCGCTGGGCCGCGTCACCGGCCTTTCGGTGGTCGGCAACGGCTACGTCTATGTTCGCGGCCTCGGCGACCGCTACTCGCTCGCACTGCTCAACGGTTCGCCGCTGCCCAGCCCCGAGCCGCTCAAGCGTGTCGTCCCGCTCGACCTCTTCCCCACCAGCATCATCGCCTCGTCGCTGGTACAGAAGAGCTATTCGACCAACTTCCCCGGCGAATTCGGCGGCGGCGTCATCAACCTGACGACCAAGTCTATCCCGGAAGAAAGCTTCCTGACCATCGGCGGCGGCATCGGCTGGGATACCGAAACCACCAACAAGCTGGGCTACACCTATTACGGCAGCCAGACCGACTGGACCGGCTACGACAACGGCAACCGCTCGCTTCCCGCCCCGCTCAAGGCCTACCTGAAGAGCGACACCGTGATGGGCTCGGGCAGCGACCAGGCGCTTGAAATCGGCAGCACGCTGTTCCGGGGCCGCAACTCGGTGGTCCAGAAGGTCGACAAGATGCAGCCGAACTTCTCGGCCGATCTTTCGGCGGGTACGCGCGCCGAACTCGGCGACGCCACGCTGGGCGTGATCGCGGCGGCCGGCTACTCGAACAAGACCCAGACCCGCGATGCCGTGCAGCAGCTTACACAGGGGCTGAGCGCCAACCCGGACAATCTCTGGGAAGACTACCGCACGGTCAGCACCGACAACCGGATCATCGTCAACGGCATGCTGGGCCTCGGCCTCGAATGGGGCGACAACTCCATCCGCTGGACCAACCTCTACATTCACGACACCAGCAAGTTCACGCGCCTTCGCGCCGGCCACCAGGAGAGCAACCAGGACGTCGACTACATCTCGCAGAAGACCGCCTGGTACGAACGCGCGCTGCTCGACACCCAGTTCACCGGTGAGTTCAAGCCGGACGACAAGACCTCGATCGACGTACGCGCCGGCTTTGCCAACTCCAAGCGCCTCTCGCCGTTCGAGATCGACTCCGAATATATCCGCACCAACGACGGCACCCAGTTCGGCGAAAACTTCGTCAACACCATGGGCACCGGGGCGGTCGATCCCACCACGATCAGCTTCTCGCGCCTGAGCGAGGACGTGTGGTCGGCCGGCGTCGACGTCTCGCGCCAGTTCTTCGACGGCTGGCGCGGCACCGCCGGCTATGCCTATCAGCTGAACCGGCGCACCAACACCAACCGCCAGTTCGGCGTCTATGCCAGCGGCGACCAGTCGCTGATCCAGGCTTTCGGCCTGCTGCGGCTCGACGTGCTGCTGCAGCCGGGGATGTGGTATCTGAACGATGCCTCGGGCATCAACTACAACCTCGAACTGCGTGACCTGACCGCCAACGTCGGCCAGTTCGATGCCCGCCTGCTCAACCATGCCTATTACGGCAAGGTCGATGGCCAGATCACCGACAGCCTCTCGATCGACGCCGGCGTGCGCTGGGAATATGCCAAGCAGACGACCGTCCTTCGCCCGGTCGGCGGGGTGGCCACGCCGACCACCGGCCTCAAGAAGGAATACTTCCTGCCTGCCCTCACGCTCACTTACGAGCTTGAGCCCGGCATGCAGGTCCGCGTGAACGGCTCGAAGACGATCGCCCGCCCGCAGTTCCGCGAGCTGGTCTACCAGAACTTCTACGATCCCGACAGCAACCGCACCTATCGCGGCAACCCGTTCCTGAAGGACAGCCAGCTCACCAACGCCGAGGCCCGCTTCGAATGGTACTTCGCGCGTGACCAGCGCGTTTCGGTGGGCGGTTTCTACAAGCACATCAAGAACCCGATCGAATCGATCCTCGCCGGCTCCGAAAGCTTCATCACAACTTACGCCAACGCCCCTGCGGCGGACCTCTACGGCGGCGAGCTGGAAGTGCAGAAGAACGTCGATCTCGATACGATCGGCGGCGCCTTCTTCGAGAACCGCCGTCTCGTGCTGATCGGCAACTACACCTACACCAAGTCGAAGCTGAAGGTCGGCGCGGAAGACACCACCGACATCTACGGCGCCAGCACGACCCAGCTTGCCAGCGACTACTTCCAGAACGGCGCGCCGCTCACCGGGCAGTCGGAACACCTGCTCAACTTCCAGCTCGGCATGGAGGACACCTCCGGCCTCTCGCAGCAGACGATCCTGCTCAGCTATGCCAGCAAGCGTTCGGTCAGCCGTGGCCTGGTGGGCAGCATCCGCCAGCCCGACGTCATCGAATACCCCGGCCTGCGCGTGGACGTGGTGCTGCGCCAGGGGATCGCACTGGCCGGCAGGGAACTGGAACTCAAGCTCGAAGGCCGCAACCTCACCGGGCGAAAGCACCTCGAATACCAGACCTTCGAGGACGGCCGCGTGGACTTCAACACTTACGCCCTCGGCCGGGTCTTCTCGCTTTCGGCCACGGCCAAGTTCTGA
- a CDS encoding tetratricopeptide repeat protein, whose product MSLTALAATLMLSQAAATPMTDVPRNDRVEVAYTELAAGNADAAVRKLEGSGAARSDDPATLINLGTAYAANGQTEKAIAAYRAAVGSSDRYDLQLADGSWVDSRAAARLALNNLLRANARASR is encoded by the coding sequence ATGTCCCTCACTGCCCTTGCCGCCACCCTCATGCTCAGCCAGGCCGCCGCCACGCCGATGACCGATGTGCCGCGCAACGACCGCGTGGAAGTGGCCTATACCGAGCTTGCGGCCGGGAATGCGGATGCTGCCGTGCGCAAGCTGGAGGGCTCCGGCGCGGCCCGGTCGGACGATCCCGCCACCTTGATAAATCTCGGTACGGCCTATGCCGCCAATGGGCAGACCGAAAAGGCGATAGCGGCCTATCGCGCCGCTGTCGGCAGCTCGGATCGCTACGATCTGCAACTGGCCGACGGCAGCTGGGTCGATTCGCGTGCAGCTGCCCGGCTGGCGCTCAACAACCTGCTGCGCGCCAATGCGCGGGCGTCTCGCTAG
- a CDS encoding TrbC/VirB2 family protein, which yields MRGLFTIFAAAFGLAPAIAHAQAGTRADPAGSGPIVAALSWLQGTLLGNVATAVAVMAVAAVGFMMLTGRMNWRFGATVIIGCFVLFGAGAIVTGIQSAAG from the coding sequence ATGCGCGGTCTTTTCACGATTTTTGCAGCTGCTTTCGGTCTTGCACCGGCAATCGCCCATGCACAGGCGGGCACGCGCGCCGATCCGGCCGGTTCCGGCCCGATCGTGGCCGCGCTCAGCTGGCTCCAGGGGACGCTGCTCGGCAATGTCGCCACGGCGGTTGCGGTCATGGCGGTTGCCGCGGTCGGCTTCATGATGCTGACCGGCCGCATGAACTGGCGGTTCGGTGCCACGGTCATCATCGGCTGCTTCGTGCTGTTCGGCGCGGGCGCGATCGTGACCGGCATCCAGTCGGCGGCGGGCTGA
- a CDS encoding type IV secretion system protein VirB3 — MSLARYPVHRALTRPQMFGGVTYSFFIINAAVTTEIFLITKSFWAVPAAIAIHGAGYLACLREPRVFDLWIAKVSKCPRVPNWQRWGCNSYAP, encoded by the coding sequence ATGAGCCTCGCCCGCTATCCGGTGCACCGCGCGCTCACCCGCCCGCAGATGTTCGGGGGCGTGACGTACAGCTTCTTCATCATCAACGCTGCGGTGACGACGGAGATATTCCTCATCACCAAGAGCTTCTGGGCGGTGCCGGCGGCGATCGCAATTCATGGCGCGGGATACCTCGCCTGTCTTCGCGAGCCCCGGGTGTTCGACCTGTGGATCGCCAAGGTCAGCAAATGCCCGCGCGTGCCGAACTGGCAGCGCTGGGGCTGCAACAGTTACGCGCCCTGA
- a CDS encoding VirB4 family type IV secretion/conjugal transfer ATPase yields MAGNRKSVLKGWGARETLVGDRLPYQALVDENVVLLRDGSVMLSLMVPGLAFETADSDELNAHVATREVLLRSSLDARFVLYHHVIRRRVQIAMGGQFEDPLAAHIDARWRARTGSGALFVNDQFITLVRRPARGKAGWPDKLSRMLRNKGSAPVEADLADVRALRAAASAMVASLGAYGARLLGDYEGQAGACSEVLELLSALYNGEMRPVRRPAEGTDIGHMLPYRRINFGMDALELRGAASASFASVVSLKDYPDSTAPGLTDALLRLPCELVLTESYAPSDRQIARERIDLAIRRLRSADEEAMAERREMSAARDALGTGAVGFGDHHLSVLVRADTLDALDEATALCAASLADAGAVAVREDVNMEPAFWGQLPGNEAFIVRRALISSANMACFGSLHGFAMGQAGGNHWGDAVTLLSTTSSTPFFFNFHQGDLGNFTVIGPSGSGKTVVMNFLAAQAQKFGPRTVLFDKDRGAEVFLRGIGGMYSRVAAGHPTGFNPLSLPDTAANRAFLRDWLGVLLEARGPEELATIAGAVDAAYHNDPSLRRLSHFRELLAGARRPQPGDLASRLDAWISHGPNGGGEHGWLFDNQHDRLDLSARVLGFDMTALLESPRLRTPVMMYLFHRIDERLDGEPTMILIDEGWKALDDEVFAARIRDWLKTLRKRNALVGFATQSARDALDSRIATALVEQTATMVFMPNARARHEDYCEGFGLSQHELDVIKTLPAQSRCFLVRQSDASAVVRLDLSGMPEVLTVLSGRESTVRKLDQLRERYGDDPAAWYPRLTGFPWPGEPEEVEDEDAWIEAAE; encoded by the coding sequence ATGGCCGGAAACAGGAAATCGGTTCTCAAGGGTTGGGGAGCCAGGGAAACGCTGGTCGGAGACCGGCTGCCTTACCAGGCGCTGGTGGACGAGAATGTCGTGCTGCTGCGCGACGGCTCGGTCATGCTCTCGCTGATGGTGCCGGGGCTTGCGTTCGAGACTGCCGACAGCGATGAGCTCAACGCGCACGTCGCCACGCGCGAAGTGCTGCTCCGATCCTCGCTGGATGCCCGCTTCGTTCTCTACCATCACGTGATCCGCCGACGTGTGCAGATCGCGATGGGCGGCCAGTTCGAGGACCCGCTCGCCGCGCATATCGACGCGCGCTGGCGGGCCCGCACCGGATCCGGTGCGCTCTTCGTCAACGACCAGTTCATCACCCTGGTCCGCCGCCCCGCACGCGGCAAGGCAGGTTGGCCGGACAAGCTCTCGCGCATGCTCAGGAACAAGGGTTCCGCGCCGGTCGAGGCCGATCTCGCCGACGTGCGGGCCTTGCGCGCGGCCGCCTCGGCCATGGTCGCCTCGCTGGGTGCCTATGGCGCGCGGCTGCTGGGTGACTACGAAGGGCAGGCCGGTGCGTGCTCCGAAGTGCTCGAACTGCTTTCCGCGCTCTACAACGGCGAGATGCGCCCCGTGCGCCGCCCGGCCGAGGGCACCGACATCGGCCACATGCTGCCCTACCGCCGCATCAATTTCGGCATGGACGCGCTGGAGCTGCGCGGCGCGGCCAGCGCCTCGTTCGCCTCGGTCGTCAGCCTCAAGGATTATCCCGACAGCACCGCGCCCGGGCTCACCGATGCGCTGCTGCGCCTGCCTTGCGAACTGGTCCTGACCGAGAGCTACGCGCCTTCGGACCGCCAGATCGCCCGCGAGCGCATCGACCTTGCCATCCGCCGCCTGCGCTCGGCGGACGAGGAAGCCATGGCCGAGCGCCGCGAGATGTCGGCTGCACGCGATGCGCTGGGAACCGGCGCGGTCGGTTTCGGCGACCATCACCTCTCGGTGCTCGTGCGTGCCGATACGCTGGACGCGCTTGACGAGGCGACCGCGCTTTGCGCCGCCTCGCTCGCCGATGCCGGCGCGGTGGCGGTGCGCGAGGACGTCAACATGGAGCCCGCATTCTGGGGCCAGCTTCCCGGCAACGAGGCATTCATCGTGCGCCGCGCGCTGATCTCCAGCGCCAACATGGCCTGTTTCGGTTCGCTTCACGGCTTTGCGATGGGACAGGCTGGCGGCAATCACTGGGGCGATGCGGTGACATTGCTCTCCACCACCAGTTCGACGCCGTTCTTCTTCAATTTCCATCAGGGCGATCTCGGCAACTTCACCGTCATCGGTCCGTCGGGTTCCGGCAAGACGGTGGTCATGAACTTCCTGGCCGCGCAGGCGCAGAAGTTCGGGCCCCGCACGGTGCTGTTCGACAAGGATCGCGGTGCCGAGGTGTTCCTGCGGGGCATCGGCGGCATGTACAGCCGCGTTGCCGCTGGCCATCCGACCGGGTTCAACCCGCTCTCGCTGCCCGACACCGCCGCCAACCGCGCCTTCCTGCGCGACTGGCTGGGCGTGCTGCTCGAAGCGCGCGGCCCCGAGGAACTGGCGACGATCGCGGGCGCGGTGGATGCGGCCTATCACAACGATCCCTCGCTGCGCCGCCTCTCGCACTTCCGCGAACTGCTGGCCGGCGCGCGGCGCCCGCAGCCGGGCGATCTCGCATCGCGCCTCGATGCATGGATAAGCCATGGGCCAAACGGGGGAGGCGAGCACGGCTGGCTGTTCGACAACCAGCATGACCGTCTCGACCTTTCCGCCCGCGTGCTCGGTTTCGACATGACGGCGCTGCTGGAAAGCCCGCGCTTGCGCACGCCGGTCATGATGTACCTGTTCCACCGCATCGACGAGCGTCTCGACGGCGAGCCGACGATGATCCTCATCGACGAGGGCTGGAAGGCGCTTGACGACGAAGTCTTTGCCGCCCGCATCCGCGACTGGCTGAAAACGCTGCGCAAGCGCAACGCGCTGGTGGGCTTCGCCACCCAGTCCGCGCGCGATGCGCTGGACAGCAGGATCGCCACCGCGCTGGTCGAGCAGACCGCGACGATGGTGTTCATGCCCAATGCCCGCGCCCGGCATGAGGATTACTGCGAGGGCTTCGGCCTGTCGCAGCACGAGCTGGACGTCATCAAGACGCTGCCCGCGCAGTCCCGCTGCTTCCTGGTCCGCCAGTCCGATGCCTCGGCGGTGGTCAGGCTCGACCTGTCAGGGATGCCCGAAGTGCTCACCGTGCTTTCCGGCCGCGAGAGCACGGTGCGCAAGCTCGACCAGCTTCGCGAGCGTTATGGCGACGATCCGGCGGCGTGGTATCCGCGCCTGACCGGTTTCCCGTGGCCCGGCGAACCCGAAGAGGTCGAGGACGAGGACGCCTGGATCGAGGCGGCGGAGTAA
- a CDS encoding type IV secretion system protein, translating into MSTACEQLTEVASAGVAPALRAVDCVANEMASAAFGRLFGAEGAMAPVLTILLTLYIAFFAISLLTGRSSLGISALTPRMLTLGLVLTFATSWIAYQGVVWKLAVGGPDWIASLLMGAKGSATQIFGDRIDVVFNAIAEASQNVGQNAGQNGGDAAQGAAQGGAAAKAAGAAGLFSPDSVMWMGALMLLLGTVGVLLTARIALAILLALGPIFVVMALFGGTRGLTAGWLRGVVLTATTPLFVVLGGGITLELLVPIVSALVQGAQLGEIDGRAAMALFVVAAVHLALMGMVLKIAGTLVSGWQVFGLASPERSRTGRDNVAPPAPVSVIGGQVQPFAPTAGQSRTAAVSAASAAAMAPVPGQDQGTTAHSSDRRTVITQVSGGGVEPLGSSNASRARGIGSRFRPSNDVASNSTGRAPAKEKFT; encoded by the coding sequence ATGAGCACCGCCTGCGAACAGCTCACCGAAGTCGCATCCGCCGGGGTCGCCCCGGCGCTGCGTGCCGTCGATTGCGTGGCCAACGAGATGGCCTCGGCCGCGTTCGGCCGCCTGTTCGGCGCCGAGGGGGCGATGGCCCCGGTGCTGACCATCCTGCTTACCCTCTACATCGCCTTCTTCGCGATCTCGCTGCTGACCGGGCGCTCCAGCCTCGGTATCTCGGCACTGACCCCGCGCATGTTGACGCTGGGCCTCGTACTGACTTTCGCGACGAGCTGGATCGCCTATCAGGGCGTGGTCTGGAAGCTTGCGGTAGGCGGCCCGGACTGGATCGCGTCGCTGCTGATGGGCGCAAAGGGATCGGCCACGCAGATCTTCGGAGACCGGATCGACGTGGTGTTCAACGCCATTGCCGAAGCTTCGCAGAATGTAGGCCAGAATGCGGGCCAGAACGGCGGGGATGCGGCACAGGGTGCAGCTCAGGGCGGCGCAGCGGCCAAGGCGGCCGGTGCCGCAGGGCTGTTCTCGCCCGATAGCGTGATGTGGATGGGCGCGCTTATGCTGCTGCTCGGCACCGTCGGCGTGCTGCTGACAGCGCGCATCGCGCTGGCCATCCTGCTCGCGCTCGGGCCGATCTTCGTCGTCATGGCGCTGTTCGGCGGCACGCGCGGACTTACCGCCGGCTGGCTGCGCGGTGTCGTGCTCACCGCGACGACGCCGCTCTTCGTCGTGCTTGGCGGCGGCATCACTCTGGAACTGCTGGTGCCGATCGTCTCGGCGCTGGTGCAGGGCGCGCAGCTCGGCGAGATCGACGGCCGTGCCGCCATGGCGCTGTTCGTGGTGGCGGCCGTCCATCTCGCGCTCATGGGCATGGTGCTCAAGATCGCCGGTACGCTGGTGTCCGGCTGGCAGGTATTCGGCCTCGCCAGCCCCGAACGCTCGCGCACAGGGCGCGACAACGTGGCGCCTCCCGCACCGGTTTCCGTCATCGGCGGGCAGGTCCAGCCCTTTGCTCCGACTGCCGGCCAGTCCCGCACGGCGGCGGTCTCGGCGGCGAGCGCGGCGGCCATGGCGCCGGTTCCCGGACAGGACCAGGGCACGACAGCGCATTCAAGCGACCGGCGAACCGTGATAACGCAAGTCTCGGGCGGCGGAGTCGAGCCGCTGGGTTCGAGCAATGCATCGCGTGCGCGCGGGATCGGCAGCCGGTTCCGCCCGTCCAACGATGTGGCATCAAACAGCACTGGCCGCGCACCGGCCAAGGAGAAGTTCACATGA
- a CDS encoding TrbG/VirB9 family P-type conjugative transfer protein — protein MIRALAATAAALAFVQAAAAQADERLVEHAFTDNEVVRIDGKTGVQATIAFGRNEAIENVAVGDSQTWQITPNKRADLLFVKPLEASARTNMTVVTNRHTYFFDLVASPKARALYMLRFTYKDEPAEAVPGAVGAPAMAGLDPAEQALAAGDPAATPVDAAALNFAWKRTGLAKLQPSRVYDDGISTYLLWPDNTAVPAILVKNEKGDEGPVNYAVRGQTIVIAEVPRQIILRSGKAVATLENARSEAAPGISAPPAAAGGTAAVAQAAPAAAPTASTTIAASSNGN, from the coding sequence ATGATTCGCGCCCTGGCCGCGACCGCCGCCGCCCTTGCCTTCGTGCAGGCCGCTGCCGCACAGGCGGACGAGCGCCTCGTCGAACATGCCTTCACCGACAACGAAGTCGTGCGGATCGACGGGAAGACCGGCGTTCAGGCGACCATCGCCTTCGGCAGAAACGAGGCGATCGAGAACGTCGCGGTGGGCGATTCGCAGACCTGGCAGATCACGCCGAACAAGCGTGCCGATCTCCTGTTCGTGAAGCCGCTGGAAGCCAGCGCGCGCACCAACATGACGGTGGTGACCAATCGCCACACTTATTTCTTCGACCTCGTGGCCTCGCCCAAGGCGCGCGCGCTCTACATGCTGCGCTTCACGTACAAGGACGAACCGGCCGAAGCGGTGCCGGGCGCGGTTGGGGCACCGGCGATGGCCGGGCTCGATCCTGCCGAACAGGCGCTGGCGGCGGGCGATCCGGCCGCGACGCCGGTGGATGCCGCCGCGCTCAACTTTGCGTGGAAGCGCACCGGTCTTGCCAAGCTCCAGCCCTCGCGGGTCTATGACGACGGCATTTCGACTTATCTGCTCTGGCCCGACAATACCGCCGTTCCCGCAATCCTCGTGAAGAACGAGAAGGGCGACGAAGGCCCGGTGAACTACGCGGTACGCGGGCAGACCATCGTCATCGCCGAAGTGCCGCGCCAGATCATCCTGCGTTCGGGCAAGGCCGTGGCCACTCTTGAAAATGCACGGTCGGAAGCGGCGCCCGGCATCTCCGCGCCGCCGGCAGCGGCAGGCGGGACGGCCGCCGTCGCCCAGGCCGCACCGGCAGCGGCCCCCACGGCCTCCACCACGATCGCCGCTTCATCGAACGGGAACTGA
- a CDS encoding TrbI/VirB10 family protein, translated as MAPNSFLREKLDSTEAADPRDGEGAQVIDLASRNVLPQVTQRKKADGLGLAAGVLIVAALGGLTLWSMDSVRNSPEGQTAQPGAAAVPQPGAPAPAVPAPAAVPAQPVVQGAPLAAPAPAPVLAADPGANPAASANPFANPTVVFDAGGNAVSMPSAGPGGEAKAGNANDDFAARIGGTGSTAAAARTFDPTTTVTQGTLIPAVLETAIDTDVPGYVRAIVSADVRSFDGKRTLIPRSSRLIGQYKSGLTAGQKRAYVIWSRVIRPDGVSVNLGSPAIAFGGETGLPGKVNSHFFERFGSAMLLSVVGGLSTLATSGSSVVVGGGQSAAAAAVQQSGSVGPTIRVRQGEPIRVFTAKDLDFSQVQ; from the coding sequence ATGGCGCCCAACTCCTTCCTGCGTGAGAAGCTCGATTCCACCGAGGCCGCCGACCCGCGCGACGGTGAAGGCGCACAGGTCATCGACCTCGCCAGCCGCAATGTCCTGCCGCAGGTGACGCAGCGCAAGAAGGCGGACGGCCTCGGCCTTGCCGCGGGCGTGCTGATCGTTGCCGCGCTGGGCGGCCTTACGCTGTGGTCGATGGATTCGGTGCGCAATTCGCCCGAAGGCCAGACCGCGCAGCCCGGCGCCGCCGCCGTTCCGCAGCCCGGCGCTCCCGCACCGGCCGTGCCCGCACCCGCCGCAGTCCCCGCGCAGCCGGTCGTACAGGGTGCGCCGCTGGCGGCTCCGGCTCCGGCGCCCGTGCTTGCCGCAGACCCCGGCGCCAATCCCGCAGCCTCGGCCAATCCCTTCGCCAATCCCACGGTGGTGTTCGATGCAGGCGGCAATGCCGTGTCCATGCCGTCCGCCGGTCCGGGGGGAGAGGCCAAGGCGGGCAACGCCAATGACGATTTCGCCGCGCGCATCGGTGGCACTGGCAGCACCGCCGCTGCCGCGCGCACTTTCGACCCGACCACCACGGTCACGCAGGGCACGCTGATCCCGGCCGTGCTTGAAACCGCGATCGACACCGACGTGCCCGGTTACGTGCGCGCCATCGTCTCCGCCGACGTGCGCAGCTTCGACGGGAAGCGCACGCTGATCCCGCGTTCCTCGCGCCTGATCGGCCAGTACAAGAGCGGCCTGACGGCCGGCCAGAAGCGCGCCTATGTGATCTGGAGCCGCGTGATCCGGCCGGACGGCGTCTCGGTAAACCTTGGTTCGCCCGCCATTGCCTTCGGCGGTGAGACCGGCCTTCCCGGCAAGGTCAACAGCCACTTCTTCGAGCGGTTCGGCTCGGCCATGCTGCTCTCCGTCGTGGGCGGGCTTTCCACGCTGGCCACCAGCGGTTCGAGCGTGGTCGTCGGCGGCGGCCAGTCGGCGGCGGCGGCAGCGGTCCAGCAGAGCGGCAGCGTCGGCCCGACGATCCGGGTGCGGCAGGGGGAGCCGATTCGCGTCTTCACCGCCAAGGACCTGGATTTCAGTCAGGTTCAGTGA
- the virB11 gene encoding P-type DNA transfer ATPase VirB11: protein MADVLSLQGAPSGVLLPDGEPMQVAARSVYLDAYLAPLRPWLERESVTEILVNRPGEIWVEDAALAGMQRIALPEMDNRLLQRLAEQVARISHQGINREHPLLSATLPAHGGQSGARIQLVGPPATRANWAMAIRRHRLLELPLDAYDRGPITPPAEEPTPDAMAEPIAFLRDAIRRRRTILISGGTSTGKTTFLNAMLSEIPQQERVVLVEDTAELRLPGANGVGLIAVKGELGEAKVSANDLLQAALRLRPDRIVLGELRGTETVSFLRAINTGHPGSFSTVHANTPRGALEQIALMSMQTGIGLTRAETLEYAASVIDIVVQLDRQDGKRGISQIAETATLVG from the coding sequence ATGGCTGACGTTCTTTCCCTGCAAGGCGCCCCGTCCGGGGTGCTCCTGCCTGACGGCGAGCCTATGCAGGTCGCTGCGCGCTCGGTCTACCTCGATGCCTATCTGGCGCCGCTGCGCCCCTGGCTTGAGCGTGAGAGCGTAACGGAGATCCTCGTCAACCGGCCCGGCGAAATCTGGGTGGAAGACGCGGCGCTTGCGGGCATGCAGCGCATCGCCTTACCGGAAATGGACAATCGCCTGCTCCAGCGCCTGGCCGAGCAGGTCGCGCGGATCAGCCATCAGGGCATCAATCGCGAGCATCCGCTGCTCTCCGCCACGCTTCCTGCCCATGGCGGGCAGAGCGGCGCGCGCATCCAGCTCGTGGGTCCGCCTGCGACACGCGCCAACTGGGCCATGGCGATCCGCCGCCACCGCCTGCTCGAACTGCCGCTGGACGCCTACGACCGCGGCCCTATCACGCCGCCCGCCGAAGAGCCCACGCCAGATGCCATGGCCGAGCCCATCGCCTTCCTGCGCGACGCGATCCGCCGCCGCCGCACGATCCTGATCTCAGGCGGTACGTCCACGGGCAAGACCACGTTCCTCAACGCCATGCTTTCGGAAATCCCGCAGCAGGAGCGCGTGGTTCTGGTGGAAGACACCGCCGAACTGCGGCTGCCTGGCGCCAACGGGGTAGGGCTGATCGCGGTGAAGGGCGAACTGGGAGAGGCCAAGGTCTCCGCCAACGATCTTCTTCAAGCCGCCTTGCGCCTGCGCCCCGATCGCATCGTGCTGGGCGAACTGCGCGGCACCGAGACAGTCTCGTTCCTGCGCGCCATCAATACCGGGCACCCCGGCTCATTCTCGACCGTGCACGCCAATACGCCGCGCGGCGCACTTGAGCAGATCGCGCTGATGTCGATGCAGACCGGAATCGGCCTGACCCGCGCAGAGACGCTGGAATATGCCGCTTCGGTGATCGATATCGTCGTCCAGCTCGATCGCCAGGACGGGAAGCGCGGCATCAGCCAGATCGCCGAAACCGCTACGCTGGTCGGCTAG
- a CDS encoding DUF1674 domain-containing protein gives MTQRATQRPEGFAKPTHWTNEPAPKPAEQKAEPDPDGISPTRYGDWVRNGIAVDF, from the coding sequence ATGACACAGCGCGCCACCCAACGTCCCGAAGGCTTCGCGAAGCCCACCCACTGGACGAACGAGCCCGCCCCGAAACCGGCCGAGCAGAAGGCCGAGCCCGATCCGGACGGCATTTCGCCCACCCGCTACGGCGACTGGGTGCGCAACGGGATCGCCGTGGACTTCTGA